GAGCTCGACTATAAAAGGGCGGAAAAGCCAGAGGACGGGGACTCCGTTTCGCGATATCAGGGAACAGGGGCATGAAAGCGAATTGTACAGTCTGATAGGGACACGAATTATACTCACGTTTGTACGCGGGCGGCAAAAGTCCAAGTTCGGGAGGAACCGGTACTTGTAAAGAAACGGgaagaataaattgtttaattatctcTCAAGAACTTACGATCATAATCATTTGCCTGACTCACCACGCGAAAGACTTACCCGTTCCCGTAATTCCTACCTGTCGGAGCTACCCGACCCGGCGAAGGACGATCCAGACGCGGCCCAGCGAAGGTCCAGAGGGGCGACGAATCCGGTGGTACGCTACTGCAGTCCCAGAGACGGTCCACAAAGCAGGGTCCAGCGAGGGTCCACAGTCCCAGCAGGCGGGCTTGAAGCAGGAAAGGAGGGACATACCGAGGTCCAGCGAAGGGTCAGTGCACGATAAGAAAAAATCTTTCTCGATTTCTCGGGAACAaaatcgagtggcgaccgatgatAACGAATCTCACACAGAGTGTGTCGGTAAAACCCCTCCGTCCGGTCACAATGTGACATCGAGGCGTGACTGGATCGAGGATCTACGGCCGGTACCTGGGGAGTCTGTCATGCTCGGAGACGATGGCATCTGCGAGGTAGCCGGCATCGGTAATGTACGAATAGATAAGCTCGTATGCGGCGAATGGCAGAGCGGAATTATTGAGAATGTTCTGTTTGTACCGCGAGTTACTCGAAATCTGTTCTCGGTTGGAACATGCACAAGTAAGGGTTTTCAAGTCGTTTTTAAGGACGATGGAGTGGACGTGTTGCGAGGAGTCGCTACAGTTGCCACTGGAGTCAAACAAGAAAATGGCTTGTATCGGATGCTGTTCAGAAAACCGAAGGCTGAGCTCGAGGTGAACGTGACGGCGAGGGATCTCAAGTTGTGGCACGAGAGGCTTGGACACATTCACAAGAGAGCTCTGGTTGAGCTGGTGAATCGCGGGCTCGTGGATGGAGTCAACATGAAGAATGCAACTGAATTCTTCTGCGAAGCGTGCCAGATGGGCAAGCTTCACAAACTGCCGTTCAGGAAAGAATCAAGAGAGAAATCTAGAGTGCCAGGAGCAGTAATCCACAGCGATGTTTGCGGGCCAATACCGGTGGAGTCACTAGGAGGCGCACGATTCTACGTGTTGTTCAAGGACGAGGCAACTGGATTCCGGTACGTCTATTTCATTCGACACAAATCTGACGTGTATGAATGTTTTCAGGAGTTCGAGCGACTGATAGCAAATAAATTCGGTCGCGCGATGCGAACCCTGCGCACGGATAACGGGAGAGAGTACCGAAACGAGAAGATGGCCAAGTATCTAAAGGCTCGAGGAATTACACTGGAGACGACAGCGCCGTATACGCCCGAACAAAACGGGAGAGCCGAGAGAGACAATCGAACGATTGTCGAAGCAGCGAGGACGATGTTGCAGGCAAAGGAGCTCCCGACACAGTTGTGGGCAGAAACGACAGCTACAGCGGTGTACATGTTGAATCGCACGGGAGAATCAAGAAACGGCGGAAGCCGGACACCGTTCGAGCAATGGACGGGCAAGAAGCCGGATCGTCGGCATGCACGAGTTTTCGGGTCGAATGCGTTCGCGTACGTACCAAAAGGGAAAACGACTAAGTTCGACGCACGTGCGCAGAAGCTGGTTATGGTCGGCTATGACAGCGAGTCATCAAATTACAGACTATACGATCCATCGAGGAAGGTAGTCTCTGTATCAAGACATGTTGTTTTCGATGAAGAAGGAAACAACGAGGCATCAAGAGTTTCCGGGTCTGAAGCCGAGTTCAAGTTACCGGGAAGCGACGAaagcgaagaagaagaagaagccaAGGATCCAGACGAAAAAGTTTTTGACGGAGCCATCGTTGAAAATAAAGTTGACGAAGTGGCTGCCGAAAATGCGAGAGCGGAAAGAGATCGAGGAGGAGACGCTAAGAAGGTCGGCCGAAGTCAAGCGGAGCAAAAAGCGGTCTCGCCGAGAGTGCTGCGAGATAGAAACACGATTCAAACGCCATCGAGATATGCGTTGTGTATTGAACACAGCACTCCAACGACATACGAAGAAGCGATGTCGAGTCCGGAAGCAGTTCAATGGGCGGAAGCAATCGAAGAAGAACTCCAGGCACACGAGAAAAATAAGACGTGGGAGATTGTTCCGAGGACTCCTGGCGGCAAGACGATCGACTCACGATGGGTCTTCAAGGTCCTACGAGACACAGATGGAAGCGTGCTAAGATATAAAGCTCGCTTGTGTGCTCGAGGTTTCAAGCAGCGAGAAGGGATATTACTCGGAGACGTTCTCGCCAGTTGTGAGGTACGACTCGCTTCGAGTTTTGCTCGCAATTATCACACAAGAGGACCTTGAGATGGCACAGTTTGATGTTCAAACTGCTTTTCTGCACGGTATTCTGGAAGAGAACATCCGGATGGAGGTTCCCAGTGGACTTCGAACAgacgagaaagaagagaacCAAAAAAGTGTCGTGTGCCGGTTAATAAAATCGCTTTACGGGTTGAAGCAAGCGCTGCGATGCTGGAACCTTAAGGTTAAAGAGGTGTTAAAACGGCTCAATCTAACAGAAATAGACGCggataaatgtattttcgTCGGGATGTACGAGAATCAAATAGTCTATCTCGCGTTGTTTGTGGACGACGGAATTGTAGCCGCGAAGTCGAGAAAAGTGATCGAAAAGATAATCGAGTTGTTAAGCGAAACGTTCGAAATCACTTTCGGAGATTGTAGCGCGTTCGTCGGGATGCAGATTTGTCGCGATAGAGAATTGAGATCGATGTTTATACATAAAACAGCGTACGCGACAAAGATTCTGGAGCGGTTCGGAATGAGCCAGGCGAAAGGAGTATCTGTGCCGGCAGATCCTCATACTATTTTGTATCCGGTAGAGAAGGACGAAAAGAGGCAGTGGTCAGTTCCGTATCGGGAAGCTGTCGGTTCGTTATTGTTTCTCGCAGTTGTAACGCGTCCCAATATAGCGTATTCGGTGAACACAGTaagcaaatatttaaacaatcaCGACGAGAGTCATTGGCAGACGGTCAAATGAATCTTGTCGTACTTAGTCAAGACCGTAGATATTGGTATTGAGTTTCGCGCGGACGAGTCAGAAATCGATCTAGTCGGGTACTCGGACGCAGATTTTGCGAGCGACGTTGAAACGCGCAAATCCACGACCGGGTACGCGTTTCTCATAGCAGGCGGAATAGTAACATGGTCGTCTCAGCGACAGAAATTAGTATCACTGAGCACGACCGAGGCGGAATATGTAGCAGCGGCTACCGCAGCAAAAGAGGCAGTGTGGCTTCGGAAGCTGCTCTCAGGCATCGGATTTAAGCAAGATAAACCGACAACTTTGTGTATCGACAACCAGAGCGCGATACGACTTATTAGGAACCCGGAGTTCCATAAGAGAACCAaacatattgatataaaatatcactaTATTCGGGAACAGGTCGAAAATCGCGAAATAGAAGTAAAGTTCGTACCCACTGAAGTGCAATTAGCTGATATATTTACAAAGGCACTTCCAAGGGATAGGTTTAGTAAGTTGTACACTAGTCTCGGTTTGTATGCAAAACGCTTCGACGGCGGAAGTATTGAGGCAGGTCGTCGCGTTTAGCGCGTAGGCGCACGAGCGTATCCGAATATTGCCGAGCGCGGCAGAGGAGAAGTAGCGAGTCTCGCGATCGCGCATGTTACTTCGAGTCGCTGCACGACGGTAACCGACAGAAGTCGTTTTTGTAACGTATCCacggtattattttttaataaaggaaCGCGAAGTATATTGTACAAGTATGAGTATTTATCTGCAATCCACTCCATTGATCCATAGCCTCATCACGtagtaattgtatttttttaagtaattccTGTTTCTTAATGTCAATCGAATGTTCTGGTATTGGACGTGGCAATtctataataacatttaaagcaattaaaaatacattacaatattaagaTACTGAgagttgattaaaaattaattattttacttgtccTTGAGAAATCTACAGAACATGGTGCATCGGGTATAATGTGCGATTCTGTAGAAGAATCATTATTAGTTGAAGATGATGCATCCGGTATAATGTGCGATTCTGTAGAAGGATCATTATTAGTTGAAGATGGCCCATCATCTGGAAAATTTGCAGtgcataatacatttatatatatatacagcattaatattgtactttcattcaatattatctttatatattatgtaaccAGATAGGAAAACTGGGCAAATATTGGACAATAATTGCAGCATTCACAATTTTATCCAAATTTTGTCACATAATATTACACATCTTTTACTATCGGGGTACATTCATTTAAAAGTGCACATAcatgcattaaaatataaacatttacccATGCATGGTGTATCACTTCCCATGTTACCAATTAGCGAATCTCTGTTTTGTGACTCTTCACatctatatttgaatataGATGGAACAGCATTGCATTTCAGTTTTCTTAATCCGTCTATTCTATTTTGTTCATACTGATCAGGAGTGAAATGATCCTGAAAAATGCAGTAacgtcatttatttaattcatttacgtAATTTATTGTGCATTCtgtaatcataaatttttatttctgtctgCATTATGATTACGATGCTTTCATTATCTAATTATCTATTATCCGACTAATTCGTAAgctacatataaatataaatatatatatatgttattaagcattataataaatatactatcTACTTTCTACATAGTACAAGAAATatcctataatatatattataaaatactacaaaattTCACTGTAATACCTCACAGAGTCTGCAGTTGTTGTTCGGCGTCCAGCTTTTTCGTCCGATTCTGCGAACCCATTCAGCTCTCCGAACTGAATCAGTTGGTAACCGATGTAACATTTTTCCTGTACCTTGCTGCGAAAAGCAACCGTCTGCACAACACTGCGGcgttttgtacaaaataattttttcgcaTTCTTTTCGTCACATACAATCAGAATCAGACCACAATCACCACATCAAACAGGTTGTGTTGTCCTCGTGATGTCTTCTTCCTTCATATGGCACTGTCTTTGTCATGTCGAGaaagagtgagaaagagagtggTGTAGAAAGAGATAGACGATACCGACATGGCTGTCGACCAATAGGAACACGCGGTTGTCGGCATTCGCAAGGATCAAAAGTTTCGGACTTTTGCGCTACTCTTATAATCTAGAGCTCTAGTATACAGCCGCCATCACGGTCGTACCACGACCGTGGCCGccgttatattattatatgttcaGTGGTTCAGTGAACAGTGAACGGTCGTGTCACGTGTATAGCCGCTGagctaataattttgaaaaatctaaTCTGAGTGCCTACGTCGTTTATCCAACAGTTTCTCAACCACTTGCTCACCACCTTTGCCAGCATTATCTCCTTCCTACGCTGAATTGAGCCCGGAACGCCGTCCTTCACAGTAATAACCGTCATAATGACGACGTAACCTATAACGACGCTATTGCTGCTGTGGAGGTTCGGCTCGAGCCGCGACACGAGACGGACGTGTGTGATAGCGCGCTTGCTTTACTTTGcttgttctcttttttttcagtttcGTGGCGAAATAGTTTAAAGTCGCGGAGATCTATAATCCTTATCTCTTTCGGAAGGGTATATTTAATTGTCTCCTTTTCAGTCGCTCCCCTCTCGGAGGGGGAGCAGCAATTAATTCCGCTTTCGCTAAAACAGCGTATGGCATCTATGCAGGACGACAAGCAGCTGACACGTGATGGCCTCCGTCCGGCCAACGATTCTCGACATGCTTCAAATAAGAGACTGAGAACGAATATATCCGAGGAGGATTTTGATAAGTTCACAGAGAACGTCCCATTGGAATCGAATTGGCAAGAAACGAAAAATCGTAGACAAAAATCCGCTAAGAAACAAAGGAACGAGGAACTCTCGAAACGCCGCAACATCAACCCGGATACGGACAATCGTGCTCCCCACGACAACATGGATGTCGACGAAAATGACAATATCGAGGATCCTCATTATCCAGCTCGGGAAAGTAATAATGGGTCATTGTGCAATGTGAAGTCCGCTAATGAAGAAGCGCTTCCCCTCCCACCTCCTTTGGTTAACACGCATGAAGCACATGTGGCTGATGTGACAAACACGAATGTGCCTGCCGACTCACGTGATTATAACGTGAATAATGTACCTGATGACATAGTCAAGGAAgcttatatattgtatgtgGATCCACCCTAAAGGCTCGTGATCAAAACAATGACGCCTCGCCTGAAATTCGAAGATATGTAAGATTCGATGACGACTATAAAGGTAAAGCGAACATAACTCTGCCCCCCGATGTCTTTTCCCCGATCAGACCACAACAAAAAAAGGTaagaatcttataaaaatatggatGATTCTAATCGATCTTCAGATCTGTTCCTCTTCGGTCACTATGGTCAACATTTCTCAGCGGAGGCTATTTTTAAAGACTTTGTAGATGCTAATTCTGCTCTTGATAGGATAGATGGACTTAAGGACCCAAAGCTTAAGGCTAATCTAGAGCAACGCTCCATTGTCTGCAGAGGCGTGATTTCGGATTAGCCTTTATCAATTCCTGAACTGTGGTCGGCTATCCAAGAAAGGTCTAAGATACTGATCTTAGAGCGTATGTATCGGAGGAGGTGGGACCCAGTCAATAAAAAGACTGTGCTGACTGCTACGGACAATATTGTCATATCTTTTAAGGATAAATGTGTTCGAGATCTGGTCATTTTTTCCAACGGAGTTAACCTTAAGGTCCGTCCATATGTGCCCCAGGTTTGTCAATGTTTTAACTGCTTCAGGTTTGGACATACCAAATTAGCATGTAAGAGCAA
This sequence is a window from Temnothorax longispinosus isolate EJ_2023e chromosome 11, Tlon_JGU_v1, whole genome shotgun sequence. Protein-coding genes within it:
- the LOC139821405 gene encoding THAP domain-containing protein 2-like, which translates into the protein MLHRLPTDSVRRAEWVRRIGRKSWTPNNNCRLCEDHFTPDQYEQNRIDGLRKLKCNAVPSIFKYRCEESQNRDSLIGNMGSDTPCMDDGPSSTNNDPSTESHIIPDASSSTNNDSSTESHIIPDAPCSVDFSRTKLPRPIPEHSIDIKKQELLKKIQLLRDEAMDQWSGLQINTHTCTIYFAFLY